The following proteins are encoded in a genomic region of Candidatus Nanopelagicales bacterium:
- the hemG gene encoding protoporphyrinogen oxidase has translation MTTSASDAAPPGEVVHNKRRGLRVLPAPRTGTPRVAVIGGGIAGLTAAHSLLGAADGRAHVTVFEADGQVGGKLQVSEVAGVPLDEGAEGMQSSRPEAVGLARSVGLDRDIVHPEVIGVSLWTRDRLRQMPPTFMGVPTDLRALTSSGVLPLRTVLRLPLEYAAPATRFENDVSVGAFVESRLGRKVVDALVEPILGGVYAGRADALSMQATVPALFRELRHEKSLLKAVERTARGGGRSAGARRGPVFAGIRGGVGRLPQAVAAHVESLGGTVRTGVQVQSLHRLDDHWRLIVASAEGQEVVEAEEVIVALPPHEASALLAHICPPAANDLGLIDMSSMAVVGLAYPADAVSPMSGSGFLVSPTEGRMVKAATYASCKWDWIARAARTRRGGPGSMVMIRASIGRLGEEDLLERDDADLVGDIHEELAEAIGISRPPIDFRVTRWMDALPQYATGHVRRVERIRSVIAGVHGLELCGAAFDGVGVAAVVGGARVAAEAVAQRLQVAATGRG, from the coding sequence CGCGAGCGACGCCGCACCCCCCGGCGAAGTGGTACATAACAAGCGGCGAGGCCTGCGCGTCCTTCCGGCGCCACGCACCGGAACGCCGAGAGTTGCTGTGATAGGCGGAGGGATCGCTGGTCTGACCGCAGCACACTCCCTCCTTGGAGCCGCTGACGGCCGGGCGCATGTGACGGTGTTTGAAGCAGACGGACAGGTTGGCGGGAAGCTACAGGTCAGCGAAGTGGCGGGTGTGCCTCTGGACGAGGGCGCGGAGGGCATGCAGTCGAGCAGGCCGGAAGCCGTAGGGCTCGCCAGGTCAGTCGGGCTCGACCGAGACATTGTGCATCCGGAAGTCATTGGGGTTTCGTTGTGGACTCGGGACCGACTGCGCCAGATGCCCCCGACGTTCATGGGCGTTCCCACGGATCTGCGTGCGTTGACGTCGTCAGGAGTTCTACCACTTCGGACCGTGCTCAGGCTGCCGCTGGAGTACGCGGCGCCAGCGACCCGATTCGAGAATGACGTGTCGGTGGGTGCGTTCGTGGAGTCGCGTCTGGGTCGCAAGGTCGTAGACGCTCTGGTTGAGCCGATCCTCGGAGGGGTGTACGCGGGCCGCGCGGATGCGCTTTCGATGCAGGCCACAGTGCCCGCGCTGTTCCGTGAGCTGCGACACGAGAAGTCACTGCTGAAGGCTGTCGAGCGCACCGCTCGCGGCGGCGGTCGCAGCGCTGGAGCGCGCAGAGGGCCCGTGTTCGCTGGCATTCGCGGGGGAGTGGGCCGACTCCCGCAGGCTGTCGCGGCGCATGTGGAGTCCCTCGGCGGCACGGTCCGCACAGGAGTTCAGGTTCAGTCGTTGCACCGCCTTGACGATCACTGGCGGCTGATCGTTGCCTCAGCTGAAGGTCAGGAAGTGGTCGAGGCCGAGGAGGTCATCGTCGCGCTGCCGCCACATGAGGCTTCAGCCCTGTTGGCCCACATCTGTCCACCGGCCGCCAACGACCTGGGCCTTATTGACATGTCGAGCATGGCAGTGGTCGGACTCGCCTACCCTGCTGACGCTGTCAGCCCAATGTCAGGGTCGGGGTTCCTGGTCTCGCCCACGGAGGGGCGGATGGTCAAGGCCGCGACGTATGCCTCCTGCAAGTGGGATTGGATCGCCCGGGCCGCTCGCACCAGGAGGGGCGGGCCAGGCTCGATGGTGATGATCAGGGCGTCGATCGGCAGATTGGGCGAGGAAGACCTTCTAGAACGAGATGACGCTGACCTCGTCGGTGATATTCATGAGGAACTGGCGGAGGCGATTGGGATATCGCGACCTCCGATCGACTTCCGTGTCACGCGGTGGATGGATGCACTGCCTCAGTACGCGACCGGTCATGTGCGGCGCGTGGAGCGGATCAGGTCGGTTATCGCGGGGGTTCACGGGCTCGAACTTTGCGGCGCGGCCTTCGATGGTGTCGGCGTCGCCGCTGTCGTTGGCGGTGCTCGCGTGGCGGCCGAGGCCGTCGCGCAGCGGCTGCAAGTAGCTGCCACAGGCCGCGGGTAG
- a CDS encoding polysaccharide deacetylase family protein, which produces MPKRMAAALAVTALLVTAQIAASAPSAPMAAASHTTQQAAAPASVRTAILPPRWRGRNVTRLPTKRRVVALTIDCGSGNGAARSMMRTLREKNAEATFFVTGAFARNYPGDVRRMAKAGHTVGNHSDTHPDFRNLSTQQQTKQIKRAGSRITALTGFTPRPWFRFPYGGFSQSSIKLANKHGYAAVGWTVDTLGWLGTSGGQSAQSVIRRVTAAARPGEIVLMHCGANPTDGSKLDAKALPTIIDRLRAKGYEFVRLGDSPPRY; this is translated from the coding sequence ATGCCGAAACGCATGGCCGCCGCTCTCGCCGTCACGGCTCTGCTCGTCACCGCACAGATAGCGGCTTCGGCTCCCAGCGCCCCGATGGCCGCAGCCAGCCACACCACCCAACAAGCCGCTGCTCCAGCGTCCGTGCGAACAGCGATACTGCCCCCACGTTGGCGCGGTAGGAACGTCACCCGCCTACCGACGAAGCGACGCGTCGTAGCCCTCACGATCGACTGCGGGAGTGGTAATGGAGCCGCTCGGTCCATGATGAGAACGCTGCGCGAAAAGAACGCTGAGGCCACGTTCTTCGTCACGGGCGCCTTCGCGCGCAACTACCCAGGCGACGTGCGGCGCATGGCCAAGGCCGGTCACACAGTCGGAAATCACAGCGACACACATCCGGACTTCCGTAACCTGTCGACCCAGCAGCAGACCAAACAGATCAAGCGCGCGGGATCACGCATCACCGCCTTGACTGGATTCACGCCTCGCCCCTGGTTCCGCTTCCCGTACGGCGGGTTCAGCCAGTCGTCAATCAAGCTCGCCAACAAACATGGTTATGCTGCGGTCGGTTGGACGGTAGACACACTCGGATGGCTTGGGACCAGTGGAGGCCAATCGGCGCAGTCCGTGATTCGGCGGGTAACGGCCGCCGCCCGCCCAGGCGAGATCGTGCTCATGCATTGCGGGGCCAATCCGACCGACGGCAGCAAGCTGGACGCGAAGGCGCTTCCCACCATCATCGACCGCTTGCGCGCCAAGGGGTACGAGTTCGTCCGGCTCGGCGACTCGCCTCCCCGCTACTGA